Proteins found in one Microtus ochrogaster isolate Prairie Vole_2 unplaced genomic scaffold, MicOch1.0 UNK48, whole genome shotgun sequence genomic segment:
- the LOC101984262 gene encoding translational activator of cytochrome c oxidase 1 isoform X1, with protein sequence MMSWAVVSLTRTAARCVRERCLGFRVGPWYAFQQETPGCGPAPHRTLRVSAAVSAGHNKWSKVRHIKGPKDMERSRIFSKLALSIRLAVKEGGPNPENNSHLANILEVCRSKHMPKSTIESALKTEKNKGVHLLYECRGPGGSSLLIEALSNSGPKCHLDIKYILNKNGGVMAEGARHFFDKKGVVVVGVEDREKKAVNLERALELAIEAGAEDVKEAEDEEEKNLFKFICDASSLHEVRKKLDSLGLCSVSCSLEFIPNLKVQLAEPDLEQAVHLIQALSNYEDVIHVYDNIE encoded by the exons ATGATGTCGTGGGCTGTTGTCAGTCTGACAAGGACAGCTGCCCGATGCGTTCGTGAGCGATGCCTCGGGTTCCGCGTAGGTCCTTGGTACGCCTTCCAGCAGGAAACCCCCGGCTGCGGTCCAGCACCACACAGGACGCTACGTGTCAGCGCGGCGGTCTCCGCGGGACACAATAAATGGTCTAAAGTCCGGCACATCAAGGGCCCCAAGGACATGGAAAGGAGTCGAATCTTCTCTAAACTCGCTCTCAGTATCCGCCTGGCTGTTAAAG AGGGAGGCCCCAACCCTGAGAACAACAGCCACCTGGCCAACATCTTAGAGGTGTGTCGAAGCAAGCATATGCCCAAGTCAACCATTGAGTCAGCACTGAAAACAGAG aaaaACAAGGGCGTTCATTTGCTGTATGAGTGTCGAGGTCCTGGTGGCTCTTCTCTGCTGATTGAGGCATTATCAAACAGTGGTCCCAAGTGCCATTTGGACATTAAATATATCCTGAACAAGAATGG GGGAGTGATGGCCGAGGGAGCGCGCCATTTCTTTGACAAGAAAGGAGTGGTTGTGGTCGGagtggaggacagagagaagaaagctgtGAACCTGGAGCGCGCCCTGGAGCTGGCAATCGAAGCAGGAGCTGAGGATGTGAAGGAAGCTGAGGACGAAGAAGAAAAGAACCTTTTTAAA TTTATTTGTGATGCCTCTTCATTGCATGAAGTGAGAAAGAAATTGGACTCTCTGGGCCTGTGTTCTGTGTCCTGTTCCCTGGAATTCATCCCCAACTTAAAGGTGCAGCTGGCTGAGCCTGACCTGGAGCAGGCTGTTCACCTCATCCAGGCTCTCAGCAACTATGAGGACGTGATTCATGTTTATGACAATATCGAATAA
- the LOC101984262 gene encoding translational activator of cytochrome c oxidase 1 isoform X2 produces the protein MMSWAVVSLTRTAARCVRERCLGFRVGPWYAFQQETPGCGPAPHRTLRVSAAVSAGHNKWSKVRHIKGPKDMERSRIFSKLALSIRLAVKEGGPNPENNSHLANILEVCRSKHMPKSTIESALKTEKNKGVHLLYECRGPGGSSLLIEALSNSGPKCHLDIKYILNKNGGVMAEGARHFFDKKGVVVVGVEDREKKAVNLERALELAIEAGAEDVKEAEDEEEKNLFKEHHPPVRQDLSSAWS, from the exons ATGATGTCGTGGGCTGTTGTCAGTCTGACAAGGACAGCTGCCCGATGCGTTCGTGAGCGATGCCTCGGGTTCCGCGTAGGTCCTTGGTACGCCTTCCAGCAGGAAACCCCCGGCTGCGGTCCAGCACCACACAGGACGCTACGTGTCAGCGCGGCGGTCTCCGCGGGACACAATAAATGGTCTAAAGTCCGGCACATCAAGGGCCCCAAGGACATGGAAAGGAGTCGAATCTTCTCTAAACTCGCTCTCAGTATCCGCCTGGCTGTTAAAG AGGGAGGCCCCAACCCTGAGAACAACAGCCACCTGGCCAACATCTTAGAGGTGTGTCGAAGCAAGCATATGCCCAAGTCAACCATTGAGTCAGCACTGAAAACAGAG aaaaACAAGGGCGTTCATTTGCTGTATGAGTGTCGAGGTCCTGGTGGCTCTTCTCTGCTGATTGAGGCATTATCAAACAGTGGTCCCAAGTGCCATTTGGACATTAAATATATCCTGAACAAGAATGG GGGAGTGATGGCCGAGGGAGCGCGCCATTTCTTTGACAAGAAAGGAGTGGTTGTGGTCGGagtggaggacagagagaagaaagctgtGAACCTGGAGCGCGCCCTGGAGCTGGCAATCGAAGCAGGAGCTGAGGATGTGAAGGAAGCTGAGGACGAAGAAGAAAAGAACCTTTTTAAA GAACACCATCCACCTGTGCGACAGGACCTCTCATCTGCCTGGAGTTGA